In the genome of Cystobacter ferrugineus, one region contains:
- a CDS encoding SOS response-associated peptidase, with protein MCGRVTIQTPALAIARELGLAGVRSALERPRYNLAPTQLMPVVLNDGERMLDAVRWGLIPSWAKEASIGNKLINARGETVAEKPSFRSALKRRRCLVLVDGWFEWKQSTKPKTPYLFKREDGRPLAFAGLWEEWTAPDTGEVLRTCAVITTGPNRLMAPIHDRMPVILRPEAQAVWLRPEPQEASVLQPLLVPNEDEPLVAWEVGRVVNSPTNDVVACVERVASQPALL; from the coding sequence ATGTGTGGCCGCGTCACCATCCAGACCCCCGCCCTGGCGATCGCGCGTGAGCTGGGCCTCGCCGGCGTCCGTTCCGCCCTCGAGCGCCCCCGCTACAACCTCGCCCCCACCCAGCTCATGCCCGTGGTCCTCAACGATGGGGAGCGGATGTTGGACGCCGTGCGCTGGGGCCTCATCCCCTCCTGGGCCAAGGAAGCCTCCATCGGCAACAAGCTCATCAACGCCCGGGGCGAGACGGTGGCGGAGAAGCCCAGCTTCCGCTCCGCCCTCAAGCGCCGGCGCTGCCTGGTGCTCGTGGATGGCTGGTTCGAGTGGAAGCAGTCCACGAAGCCCAAGACGCCCTACCTCTTCAAGCGAGAGGACGGACGGCCGCTCGCCTTCGCCGGCCTGTGGGAGGAGTGGACCGCCCCGGACACCGGCGAGGTGCTGCGCACCTGCGCCGTCATCACCACGGGTCCCAACCGGCTCATGGCGCCCATCCATGATCGCATGCCCGTGATCCTCCGCCCGGAAGCGCAAGCGGTGTGGCTGCGCCCCGAGCCCCAGGAGGCCTCGGTGCTCCAGCCCCTGCTGGTGCCCAACGAGGACGAGCCCCTGGTGGCCTGGGAGGTCGGCCGGGTGGTGAACTCCCCCACCAACGACGTGGTGGCGTGCGTGGAGCGCGTGGCGAGCCAGCCCGCCCTCTTGTGA
- a CDS encoding SAM-dependent methyltransferase, whose translation MVGTPSAMGKPYRPKDHYFKKAKQEGLRARSAFKVDEILKRYPFLKKGATVLDLGAAPGGFLQILADTVGPGGRVIGVDIVAIRPFTQPFVKTAVLDVLAEDFDAKLRELYDGPFDAVISDMAPKTSGIRTTDEARSLRLARKALEVSVTRGRPGSAFVAKLFMGGEFEEFRQEVRAHFEEVKLVRPEATRGASMEVYVIGLVRMASGPKSE comes from the coding sequence ATGGTAGGGACCCCGTCCGCCATGGGCAAGCCCTACCGTCCGAAAGACCATTATTTCAAGAAAGCCAAGCAAGAGGGTCTCCGCGCTCGTTCCGCCTTCAAGGTAGACGAAATCCTCAAGCGCTACCCCTTCTTGAAGAAGGGGGCCACGGTGCTCGACCTGGGGGCGGCCCCCGGGGGGTTCCTGCAGATCCTCGCCGACACGGTGGGTCCGGGGGGACGAGTCATCGGCGTGGACATCGTGGCCATCCGGCCCTTCACCCAGCCCTTCGTGAAGACGGCGGTGCTGGACGTGCTGGCCGAGGACTTCGACGCGAAGCTGCGCGAGCTGTACGACGGGCCCTTCGACGCCGTCATCTCCGACATGGCCCCCAAGACGAGCGGCATCCGCACCACCGACGAGGCGCGCAGCTTGCGGCTGGCCCGCAAGGCGCTCGAGGTGTCCGTCACCCGCGGCCGCCCGGGGTCGGCCTTCGTGGCCAAGCTCTTCATGGGCGGCGAGTTCGAGGAGTTCCGTCAGGAGGTGCGTGCCCATTTCGAGGAGGTGAAGCTCGTCCGCCCGGAGGCCACTCGAGGGGCGAGTATGGAAGTGTACGTCATTGGACTGGTCCGCATGGCCAGCGGGCCGAAATCAGAATAG
- the xdhC gene encoding xanthine dehydrogenase accessory protein XdhC, translated as MTLYAEIATLIAEGRAFVLATVIESAGSTPQKPGSKMVVLEDGSLRGTVGGGAIEFQIIEAARQLLASPERTRTLETHLTHELGMCCGGRMKVFLEKHEAPMRLTLFGAGHVAREVAALALHVDFRVTVVDARPEWATSERFPGCEVLLKDPADHARALNSDARDCFCVTTHDHPLDQAVLEALLPKPSAYLGVIGSRRKAERFRMRLEAAGVEAAALERLRSPMGLPIGALTPAEIAVSIVAELIQVRRSASPRK; from the coding sequence ATGACCCTCTACGCGGAGATCGCCACCCTCATCGCCGAAGGCCGGGCCTTCGTGCTCGCCACGGTCATCGAGAGCGCGGGCAGTACGCCCCAGAAGCCCGGCTCGAAGATGGTGGTGCTCGAGGATGGTTCGCTGCGCGGCACCGTGGGCGGCGGCGCCATCGAGTTTCAAATCATCGAGGCCGCGCGCCAGCTCCTCGCGTCGCCCGAGCGCACCCGGACCCTCGAGACCCACCTCACCCACGAGCTGGGCATGTGCTGCGGCGGCCGGATGAAGGTGTTCCTCGAGAAGCACGAGGCCCCCATGCGTCTCACCCTCTTCGGGGCCGGGCACGTGGCCCGGGAGGTGGCGGCGCTCGCCCTCCACGTGGACTTCCGCGTCACCGTGGTGGATGCCCGGCCCGAGTGGGCCACGTCCGAGCGCTTCCCGGGGTGCGAGGTGCTCCTGAAGGATCCCGCCGACCACGCGCGTGCCCTGAACTCCGACGCTCGGGACTGCTTCTGCGTCACCACGCACGATCACCCCCTGGACCAGGCGGTGCTGGAGGCCCTGCTGCCCAAGCCCTCGGCCTACCTGGGCGTCATCGGGAGCCGGCGTAAGGCGGAGCGCTTCCGGATGCGGCTGGAGGCGGCCGGCGTGGAGGCGGCGGCATTGGAGCGCCTCCGCTCGCCCATGGGCCTGCCCATCGGCGCGCTGACGCCCGCGGAGATCGCCGTGTCCATCGTGGCGGAGCTCATCCAGGTGCGCCGGAGCGCGTCCCCCCGGAAGTGA